In a genomic window of Cuculus canorus isolate bCucCan1 chromosome Z, bCucCan1.pri, whole genome shotgun sequence:
- the LOC104066509 gene encoding LOW QUALITY PROTEIN: tubulin polymerization-promoting protein family member 2-like (The sequence of the model RefSeq protein was modified relative to this genomic sequence to represent the inferred CDS: inserted 2 bases in 1 codon), protein MVERYLWVAPLAVLEVRRVGHECLQTAXSAPSLPTSLLHSSIMEGVENAFRKFAVYGDPSGSGNDMTGKNFSKMCKECGVMDGKAVTSTDVDIVFSKVKAKGARTITFAEFQQAMKEICGKRFKGKSPEEALQAVYSLIEGKEPGSVGTTKATKAGGVERLTDTSKYTGSHKERFDESGKGKGLAGRQELTDNSGYVGGYKGAGTYDQTH, encoded by the exons ATGGTGGAGAGATACCTGTGGGTGGCACCCCTTGCAGTGCTGGAGGTGAGGCGCGTGGGCCACGAGTGTCTCCAGACGGC CTCGGCTCCTTCCCTGCCAACCTCTTTGCTCCACAGCAGCATTATGGAGGGAGTAGAAAACGCTTTCCGTAAGTTTGCGGTATACGGTGACCCATCTGGCAGTGGCAATGACATGACTGGGAAGAACTTCTCCAAGATGTGCAAAGAGTGTGGCGTGATGGATGGGAAAGCCGTGACCAGCACCGATGTCGACATTGTCTTCAGCAAAGTCAA GGCCAAGGGTGCCCGGACCATCACCTTTGCTGAGTTCCAGCAGGCCATGAAGGAGATCTGCGGCAAGCGCTTCAAGGGCAAATCACCGGAGGAAGCGCTGCAGGCTGTGTATAGCCTCATTGAGGGGAAGGAGCCTGGCAGTGTGGGCACCACT AAAGCCACCAAGGCTGGTGGGGTCGAGAGGCTGACGGACACTAGCAAATACACAGGCAGCCACAAGGAGCGCTTTGATGAAAGTGGCAAAGGGAAGGGTCTCGCTGGTCGCCAGGAACTGACGGACAACAGCGGCTATGTTGGAGGCTACAAGGGAGCTGGCACATACGACCAGACGCACTAG